The Urocitellus parryii isolate mUroPar1 chromosome 6, mUroPar1.hap1, whole genome shotgun sequence genome includes a window with the following:
- the Gmpr2 gene encoding GMP reductase 2 isoform X3, translating to MFSLFTAVHKHYSLHQWQEFAGQNPDCLQYLAASSGTGSSDFEQLEQILEAIPQVKYICLDVANGYSEHFVEFVKDVRKRFPQHTIMAGNVVTGEMVEELILSGADIIKVGIGPGSVCTTRKKTGVGYPQLSAVMECADAAHGLKGHIISDGGCSCPGDVAKAFGAGADFVMLGGMLAGHSESGGELIERDGKKYKLFYGMSSEMAMKKYAGGVAEYRASEGKTVEVPFKGDVEHTIRDILGGIRSTCTYVGAAKLKELSRRTTFIRVTQQMPRALTGEEVRKNTV from the exons ATG TTCTCCCTCTTCACTGCTGTCCATAAACATTACAGTCTTCATCAGTGGCAAGAGTTTGCTGGCCAGAATCCTGATTGTCTTCAG TATCTAGCTGCCAGTTCAGGGACCGGCTCTTCTGACTTTGAGCAACTGGAACAGATCCTGGAAGCTATTCCCCAGGTGAAATATATATGCCTAGATGTGGCAAATGGCTACTCTGAACACTTTGTTGAATTTGTAAAGGATGTACGGAAGCGCTTCCCTCAACACACCATCATG GCAGGGAATGTGGTAACAGGAGAGATGGTGGAAGAGTTGATCCTCTCTGGGGCTGACATCATCAAAGTGGGAATTGGGCCAG GCTCTGTGTGTACAACCCGGAAGAAAACTGGAGTGGGGTATCCACAGCTCAGTGCAGTGATGGAGTGTGCAGATGCTGCTCATGGCCTCAAAGGCCACATCATTTCA GATGGAGGTTGCAGCTGCCCTGGGGATGTGGCCAAAGCTTTTG gggcaggggctgacTTTGTGATGCTCGGTGGCAtgctggctgggcacagtgagtCAGGTGGTGAGCTCATCGAGAGGGATGGCAAGAAGTACAAACTCTTCTATGGAATGAGTTCTGAAATGGCCATGAAGAAGTACGCTGGTGGCGTGGCAGAGTACAG GGCCTCagagggaaagacagtagaagtcCCCTTTAAAGGGGATGTGGAGCATACCATTCGTGACATCCTAGGAGGGATCCGATCTACATGCACCTATGTGGGAGCAGCTAAGCTAAAGGAGTTGAGCCGGAGAACTACTTTCATCCGAGTCACCCAGCAG ATGCCCAGAGCACTTACTGGGGAGGAAGTGAGGAAGAATACAGTCTGA